A part of Salvelinus alpinus chromosome 23, SLU_Salpinus.1, whole genome shotgun sequence genomic DNA contains:
- the fzr1b gene encoding fizzy-related protein homolog, whose translation MDQEYERRLLKQINHQNLPEGQLAKSGGATCSPLSVKSGDRFIPTRAGSNWCINFHYANENCQSPNQNHRSKDAGSDTGKDTVAYAALLRNELLGAGIESVPDLHTEDRRHTVFSQDTHSLFRYTVHTKRVPFDSGNEVSPYSLSPLSNKSHKLLRSPRKPARKISKIPFKVLDAPELQDDFYLNLVDWSAGNLLSVGLGACVYLWSACTSQVTRLCDLSVDGDSVTSVCWNERGSLVAVGTHKGYVQIWDAAGGRKLTSLEGHSARVGALAWNGEQLSSGSRDRVILQRDVRTPPSAERRLQGHRQEVCGLKWSPDHQHLASGGNDNKLLVWNSSSLLPMQQYSDHLAAVKAIAWSPHQHGLLVSGGGTADRCLRFWNTLTGQPLQSTDTGSQVCNLAWSKHANELVSTHGYSQNQILVWKYPSLNQVAKLTGHSYRVLYLAVSPDGEAIVTGAGDETLRFWNVFSKTRCTKESKSVLNLFTRIR comes from the exons ATGGACCAGGAATATGAGAGAAGGCTGCTGAAGCAAATCAACCATCAGAACCTACCAGAGGGCCAGCTGGCTAAG TCTGGAGGTGCGACCTGCAGTCCTCTCAGTGTCAAATCTGGGGACCGATTCATTCCTACCCGTGCTGGAAGCAACTGGTGTATCAACTTCCACTATGCCAAT GAGAACTGTCAATCTCCTAACCAGAACCACAGGTCGAAGGATGCTGGGTCAGACACGGGGAAAGACACTGTGGCATATGCTGCCCTGCTGAGGAACGAGTTGCTGGGGGCGGGGATAGAGAGCGTTCCAGACCTCCACACTGAGGACCGCCGCCACACCGTCTTCTCCcaggacacacacagcctcttcagg TACACAGTCCACACTAAGAGAGTGCCTTTCGACAGTGGCAATGAAGTCTCACCATACTCGCTCTCCCCACTCAGCAACAAGAG TCACAAGCTCCTTCGTTCCCCTCGGAAGCCAGCCCGTAAGATCTCCAAGATCCCCTTCAAAGTGCTCGACGCCCCTGAGCTGCAGGATGACTTCTACCTCAACCTGGTAGACTGGTCCGCTGGCAACCTGCTGTCTGTGGGCCTGGGGGCCTGTGTGTACCTGTGGAGCGCCTGCACCAGCCAg GTGACAAGACTGTGTGACCTGTCAGTGGATGGGGACTCTGTGACATCAGTGTGTTGGAATGAAAGG GGGAGCCTCGTTGCTGTGGGAACCCATAAGGGCTATGTTCAGATCTGGGACGCAGCTGGAGGGAGAAAGCTGACCAGTCTGGAAGGCCACTCGGCTCGCGTCG gAGCACTGGCGTGGAATGGAGAACAGCTGTCTTCAGGCAGCAGGGACCGTGTGATCCTCCAGAGGGACGTCCGCACCCCTCCATCCGCTGAGAGGAGGCTCCAGGGCCACAGACAGGAGGTGTGTGGCCTCAAGTGGTCCCCCGACCACCAGCACCTGGCCTCTGGGGGCAACGACAACAAG CTGCTGGTGTGGAACAGCTCCAGCCTGCTCCCGATGCAGCAGTACAGTGACCACCTGGCTGCAGTGAAGGCCATCGCCTGGTCACCCCACCAGCACGGGCTGCTGGTGTCCGGAGGAGGCACGGCCGACCGCTGCCTACGCTTCTGGAACACCTTGACAGGCCAGCCCCTGCAGAGCACTGACACAGGCTCCCAGGTCTGCAACCTGGCCTGGTCCAAGCACGCCAATGAGCTG GTGAGCACCCATGGCTACTCTCAGAACCAGATCCTGGTGTGGAAGTACCCATCTCTGAACCAGGTGGCCAAGCTGACGGGACACTCCTACAGAGTTCTCTACCtg GCTGTGTCACCAGACGGAGAGGCCATTGTGACGGGGGCGGGAGACGAGACTCTGCGTTTCTGGAATGTTTTCAGTAAGACACGCTGCACCAAG GAGTCCAAGTCGGTGTTGAATCTCTTTACCAGGATACGATAG
- the LOC139550504 gene encoding importin-13-like isoform X1 codes for MEPPDCSVQSPDLVSLELTVENVEKALQQLYYDPDMEHKNVAQKWLTQAQTSRQAWQFCWHLLSPDKLPEIQFFGASTLHTKISCHWADLPTDQHQTLRMQLLSHISHFSSGPKMVLTRLCVALASLALHTMPQGWPQAVADMVRVYQPEKAGDQGGSQGGAGVGGGGGAEEEVNAHAHCLALLELLTVLPEEFQSCRLPQARRAQLREALAGEWTAVCPLLRQLLQRQEGNSQVKERALRCLSSWVGLDVPLHGESEGLLQDCFAALSDPELFDTAVETIVSSISQPDCQRYTDALVNLMPLVLGLLDQLKAAARDGDMETSHGICRIAVALGETHSRTLLEQVEHWQGYLALVNMILFCTGIPGHYPVNETTSSLTLTFWYTLQDDILSFEEDKQVVYLQVYRPVYFQLVDVLLHKAHFPSEQDYTSWSSDDKEQFRIYRVDISDTLMYVYEILGAELLSNLYDRLGRLLMDTERPAAWQDTEALLFGFQAIAETIDVNYSDVIPGLIGLIPRISISNIQLADTVMYTIGSLAEWLADHPMMLGNVLPMVLQGLVKAELSVSSVSTLKRICRECRHDLAPYTHDIMTVSQDVLVKDIHKSSQCMWLMQGLGFLLSALPMEEILGSLTTLITPHIQRLDTLAHQEPSPTAKLSIIHILGMLSSLFTTLDISRQDEGSEGTTPAQARPNPVLVVLQQVFTLIQTILSKWLSDSEVVEAVCGVFERSVKTLLNDFAPMVQQLSEMLGQIYSAFPQASALDLTRQMVHIFAGEKDHFSPIQALIELVTSTTLSIFQQGPREHPDIVESFMQLHAQALKRKPDLYLSDHQDVKALFYCGVLSLKFPETPTAKSACMFFMELVCHCGDIPPIGQVLQRDGKLLVHTILEMVGSQSFCCLTEHFSEVLFCLNRHCPVLLAQWLKEGLHVPGFPSAQVSMEQKDTFSQQLLREQTNKRRVKEIVKEFSLSCRGLQGTTGYSADY; via the exons ATGGAGCCCCCTGACTGCTCCGTGCAGAGCCCCGACCTCGTGTCGTTAGAATTAACGGTGGAAAACGTCGAAAAA GCCCTCCAGCAACTGTACTATGACCCAGACATGGAGCATAAGAATGTGGCCCAGAAGTGGCTGACTCAGGCCCAGACCTCCCGTCAGGCCTGGCAGTTCTGCTGGCATCTGCTCAGCCCAGACAAG CTTCCTGAGATCCAGTTCTTTGGCGCCAGCACCCTTCACACCAAGATCTCCTGTCACTGGGCCGACCTCCCCACAGACCAACACCAGACACTGAGGATGCAGCTCCTTTCCCACATCTCCCACTTCTCCTCTGGGCCAAAGATGGTGCTGACCAGGCTGTGTGTGGCCCTGGCCTCCCTGGCCCTCCACACCATGCCCCAGGGCTGGCCCCAGGCTGTGGCTGACATGGTCAGGGTCTACCAGCCAGAGAAGGCCGGGGATCAGGGCGGAAGTCAGGGTGGGGCTGGGgttggtggaggaggtggggcaGAGGAGGAAGTGAACGCCCACGCACACTGCCTGGCCCTGCTGGAGCTCCTCACTGTGCTGCCAGAAGAGTTCCAGAGCTGCCGGCTGCCCCAGGCCCGTCGTGCCCAGCTGAGAGAGGCCCTGGCTGGGGAGTGGACGGCGGTATGTCCCCTGCTGCGCCAGCTGCTCCAGAGACAGGAGGGCAACAGCCAGGTGAAGGAGCGGGCCCTACGGTGCTTGTCTAGCTGGGTGGGACTGGATGTTCCTCTGCATGGGGAGAGCGAGGGGCtgctgcaggactgttttgctgcTCTGTCAGACCCAGAGCTGTTTGACACTGCCGTGGAGACCATAGTCAGCTCTATATCCCAACCTGACTGCCAgag atacACTGATGCTCTGGTGAACTTGATGCCCCTGGTGCTGGGTCTCCTTGACCAGCTGAAAGCCGCAGCGAgggatggagacatggagacctcCCATGGCATCTGTCGCATCGCTGTCGCTCTGGGGGAAACACACTCCAG GACTCTTCTGGAACAGGTGGAACACTGGCAGGGATACCTGGCCCTAGTCAACATGATCCTGTTCTGTACTGGCATCCCCGGGCACTACCCAGTCAACGAGACCACCAGCTCCCTCACACTCACCTTCTGGTACACTCTGCAG GATGACATCCTGTCATTTGAGGAGGACAAGCAGGTAGTCTACCTGcaggtctacagaccagtctACTTCCAGCTGGTGGACGTCCTGCTCCACAAGGCCCACTTCCCCTCAGAGCAGGACTATACTTCCTGGTCCTCAGATGACAAGGAGCAGTTCAGGATCTACAG AGTTGACATATCAGACACTCTGATGTATGTGTACGAGATCCTGGGGGCGGAGCTTCTCAGTAACCTCTATGATAGACTGGGCCGACTGCTGATGGACACGGAGAGACCGGCAGCATGGCAG GACACTGAGGCCCTTCTCTTTGGCTTCCAGGCTATAGCAGAGACCATAGACGTCAACTACTCTGATGTCATCCCAGGCCTCATCGGTCTGATCCCACGGATCAGTATAAGCAACATTCAGCTAGCTGACACCGTCATGTACACTATAG GTTCTCTAGCGGAGTGGCTGGCGGACCATCCGATGATGTTAGGCAATGTATTACCCATGGTGCTCCAGGGCTTGGTGAAGGCTGAGCTGTCCGTGTCCAGCGTGTCCACTCTgaagagaatctgcagagagtgTCGTCACGACCTCGCCCCTTACACCCATGACATCATGACCGTGTCACAG GACGTACTGGTCAAAGATATCCACAAG agcagcCAGTGTATGTGGCTGATGCAGGGCCTGGGCTTCCTACTCTCTGCCTTGCCAATGGAGGAGATCCTGGGCAGCCTGACCACCCTCATCACCCCCCACATCCAGAGGCTAGACACCCTGGCACACCAGGAG CCCAGCCCCACTGCCAAGCTGTCTATCATCCACATCCTGGGTATGCTGTCCAGTCTGTTCACTACGCTGGACATCAGCAGGCAGGACGAGGGGTCAGAGGGCACCACCCCAGCTCAGGCCAGGCCCAACCCA GTGCTGGTGGTCTTACAGCAGGTCTTCACATTGATCCAGACCATCCTCAgcaagtggctcagtgactcagaAGTGGTGGAG GCAGTGTGTGGGGTGTTTGAGAGGTCCGTAAAGACCCTCCTCAATGATTTTGCTCCCATGGTGCAACAGCTCAGTGAGATGCTGGGACAGATCTACAGCGCCTTCCCACAAGCCTCTGCTCTCGACCTCACACGCCAG ATGGTCCACATATTTGCAGGTGAAAAAGATCATTTCAGCCCCATCCAGGCCCTTATTGAGCTGGTCACATCCACCACCCTCTCTATCTTCCAGCAAG GCCCAAGGGAACATCCTGATATTGTTGAGTCATTCATGCAACTCCATGCCCAG GCCCTCAAAAGGAAGCCTGACCTCTACCTGTCTGACCATCAAGATGTAAAGGCTCTATTCTACTGCG GGGTCCTGTCACTGAAGTTCCCGGAGACGCCTACAGCGAAGTCAGCCTGTATGTTCTTT ATGGAGTTGGTCTGTCATTGTGGAGACATCCCTCCTATTGGTCAGGTGCTACAGAGGGACGGGAAGCTTCTCGTACACACCATCCTGGAG ATGGTTGGAAGTCAGTCTTTCTGCTGTCTGACGGAGCACTTCTCGGAGGTGCTTTTCTGTCTGAACAGACATTGCCCTGTGCTGCTGGCCCAGTGGCTGAAGGAAGGACTACATGTCCCAGGGTTCCCCTCTGCCCAGGTCTCCATGGAGCAGAAGGACACCTTCAGCCAGCAACTCCTCAG GGAACAGACAAACAAGCGGCGTGTTAAGGAGATCGTGAAGGAGTTCTCGCTGTCGTGTCGAGGTCTGCAGGGCACTACTGGCTACTCTGCAGATTACTAG
- the LOC139550507 gene encoding mucin-1-like, translating into MNIEMHLVVCALVILTRSSQTKGQSTALPPVFIPVTLQREDVSTASQALPIINEDGDPGPEPGPANQTSPDQADRAPTKPAVTNSDKLHQSDSVIDAGDSDDMAVTNQMTTSPPAHTVISVTTTQDNVTLAAAPDGSSSSPVKSTSPAGLPSNLGDTTSHPSNLGDTTSHPSTRGGTTHPGFAGGHLTTSTPPALDTNLLPSHVLIPIQSSVQPSTLALIPSPTQPLTMEHPQTSAPVHVPVSPPQQEVPSELNVGDEDKGPHLHSPLDPVLAGLVSVFIVTTAVVSVILFLKFRQRTDHPDFHRLQDLPMDDLMEDTPLSRYTYTY; encoded by the exons ATGAACATTGAAATGCATCTAGTGGTTTGTGCTTTGGTGATCCTTACCAGATCATCGCAGACAAAGG GTCAGAGCACTGCTTTGCCCCCTGTCTTCATCCCAGTTACCCTCCAGCGTGAGGACGTGTCTACTGCATCCCAAGCCCTCCCAATTATCAATGAAGATGGGGATCCGGGGCCAGAGCCAGGTCCTGCCAATCAGACCTCACCAGACCAAGCGGATAGAGCCCCAACCAAACCAGCTGTTACCAACAGCGACAAGCTGCACCAATCAGATTCTGTTATAGACGCTGGTGACAGCGATGACATGGCTGTGACCAATCAGATGACCACGTCTCCACCTGCACACACAGTCATTTCTGTTACCACCACCCAAGACAATGTCACTCTCGCAG CCGCTCCAGATGgctcctcctcatcccctgtgAAGAGCACCTCCCCTGCAGGACTGCCCTCCAACCTAGGGGACACTACTAGCCACCCCTCCAACCTAGGGGACACTACTAGCCACCCCTCCACCCGAGGGGGCACTACCCACCCTGGTTTCGCTGGAGGCCACCTCACCACCTCTACTCCTCCTGCCTTAGATACCAACCTACTTCCATCCCATGTTTTAATACCGATCCAGTCCTCTGTCCAACCCAGCACCCTTGCCCTGATCCCTTCCCCAACCCAACCCCTCACCATGGAGCACCCCCAGACCTCTGCCCCAGTCCACGTCCCTGTCAGCCCGCCTCAACAGGAGGTTCCATCGGAGCTCAATGTTGGAGATGAGG ACAAAGGGCCACATCTCCACTCTCCTCTGGACCCTGTGCTGGCTGGCCTGGTCTCTGTCTTCATCGTCACCACAGCCGTAGTCTCTGTCATCCTCTTCCTCAAGTTCCGCCAACGGACCGACCACCCGGACTTCCACCGGCTGCAGGATCTACCCATG GACGACTTGATGGAAGACACGCCACTTTCCAGATACACTTACACTTACTGA
- the LOC139550504 gene encoding importin-13-like isoform X2, whose amino-acid sequence MEPPDCSVQSPDLVSLELTVENVEKALQQLYYDPDMEHKNVAQKWLTQAQTSRQAWQFCWHLLSPDKLPEIQFFGASTLHTKISCHWADLPTDQHQTLRMQLLSHISHFSSGPKMVLTRLCVALASLALHTMPQGWPQAVADMVRVYQPEKAGDQGGSQGGAGVGGGGGAEEEVNAHAHCLALLELLTVLPEEFQSCRLPQARRAQLREALAGEWTAVCPLLRQLLQRQEGNSQVKERALRCLSSWVGLDVPLHGESEGLLQDCFAALSDPELFDTAVETIVSSISQPDCQRYTDALVNLMPLVLGLLDQLKAAARDGDMETSHGICRIAVALGETHSRTLLEQVEHWQGYLALVNMILFCTGIPGHYPVNETTSSLTLTFWYTLQDDILSFEEDKQVVYLQVYRPVYFQLVDVLLHKAHFPSEQDYTSWSSDDKEQFRIYRVDISDTLMYVYEILGAELLSNLYDRLGRLLMDTERPAAWQDTEALLFGFQAIAETIDVNYSDVIPGLIGLIPRISISNIQLADTVMYTIGSLAEWLADHPMMLGNVLPMVLQGLVKAELSVSSVSTLKRICRECRHDLAPYTHDIMTVSQDVLVKDIHKSSQCMWLMQGLGFLLSALPMEEILGSLTTLITPHIQRLDTLAHQEPSPTAKLSIIHILGMLSSLFTTLDISRQDEGSEGTTPAQARPNPVLVVLQQVFTLIQTILSKWLSDSEVVEAVCGVFERSVKTLLNDFAPMVQQLSEMLGQIYSAFPQASALDLTRQMVHIFAGEKDHFSPIQALIELVTSTTLSIFQQGPREHPDIVESFMQLHAQALKRKPDLYLSDHQDVKALFYCGVLSLKFPETPTAKSACMFFMVGSQSFCCLTEHFSEVLFCLNRHCPVLLAQWLKEGLHVPGFPSAQVSMEQKDTFSQQLLREQTNKRRVKEIVKEFSLSCRGLQGTTGYSADY is encoded by the exons ATGGAGCCCCCTGACTGCTCCGTGCAGAGCCCCGACCTCGTGTCGTTAGAATTAACGGTGGAAAACGTCGAAAAA GCCCTCCAGCAACTGTACTATGACCCAGACATGGAGCATAAGAATGTGGCCCAGAAGTGGCTGACTCAGGCCCAGACCTCCCGTCAGGCCTGGCAGTTCTGCTGGCATCTGCTCAGCCCAGACAAG CTTCCTGAGATCCAGTTCTTTGGCGCCAGCACCCTTCACACCAAGATCTCCTGTCACTGGGCCGACCTCCCCACAGACCAACACCAGACACTGAGGATGCAGCTCCTTTCCCACATCTCCCACTTCTCCTCTGGGCCAAAGATGGTGCTGACCAGGCTGTGTGTGGCCCTGGCCTCCCTGGCCCTCCACACCATGCCCCAGGGCTGGCCCCAGGCTGTGGCTGACATGGTCAGGGTCTACCAGCCAGAGAAGGCCGGGGATCAGGGCGGAAGTCAGGGTGGGGCTGGGgttggtggaggaggtggggcaGAGGAGGAAGTGAACGCCCACGCACACTGCCTGGCCCTGCTGGAGCTCCTCACTGTGCTGCCAGAAGAGTTCCAGAGCTGCCGGCTGCCCCAGGCCCGTCGTGCCCAGCTGAGAGAGGCCCTGGCTGGGGAGTGGACGGCGGTATGTCCCCTGCTGCGCCAGCTGCTCCAGAGACAGGAGGGCAACAGCCAGGTGAAGGAGCGGGCCCTACGGTGCTTGTCTAGCTGGGTGGGACTGGATGTTCCTCTGCATGGGGAGAGCGAGGGGCtgctgcaggactgttttgctgcTCTGTCAGACCCAGAGCTGTTTGACACTGCCGTGGAGACCATAGTCAGCTCTATATCCCAACCTGACTGCCAgag atacACTGATGCTCTGGTGAACTTGATGCCCCTGGTGCTGGGTCTCCTTGACCAGCTGAAAGCCGCAGCGAgggatggagacatggagacctcCCATGGCATCTGTCGCATCGCTGTCGCTCTGGGGGAAACACACTCCAG GACTCTTCTGGAACAGGTGGAACACTGGCAGGGATACCTGGCCCTAGTCAACATGATCCTGTTCTGTACTGGCATCCCCGGGCACTACCCAGTCAACGAGACCACCAGCTCCCTCACACTCACCTTCTGGTACACTCTGCAG GATGACATCCTGTCATTTGAGGAGGACAAGCAGGTAGTCTACCTGcaggtctacagaccagtctACTTCCAGCTGGTGGACGTCCTGCTCCACAAGGCCCACTTCCCCTCAGAGCAGGACTATACTTCCTGGTCCTCAGATGACAAGGAGCAGTTCAGGATCTACAG AGTTGACATATCAGACACTCTGATGTATGTGTACGAGATCCTGGGGGCGGAGCTTCTCAGTAACCTCTATGATAGACTGGGCCGACTGCTGATGGACACGGAGAGACCGGCAGCATGGCAG GACACTGAGGCCCTTCTCTTTGGCTTCCAGGCTATAGCAGAGACCATAGACGTCAACTACTCTGATGTCATCCCAGGCCTCATCGGTCTGATCCCACGGATCAGTATAAGCAACATTCAGCTAGCTGACACCGTCATGTACACTATAG GTTCTCTAGCGGAGTGGCTGGCGGACCATCCGATGATGTTAGGCAATGTATTACCCATGGTGCTCCAGGGCTTGGTGAAGGCTGAGCTGTCCGTGTCCAGCGTGTCCACTCTgaagagaatctgcagagagtgTCGTCACGACCTCGCCCCTTACACCCATGACATCATGACCGTGTCACAG GACGTACTGGTCAAAGATATCCACAAG agcagcCAGTGTATGTGGCTGATGCAGGGCCTGGGCTTCCTACTCTCTGCCTTGCCAATGGAGGAGATCCTGGGCAGCCTGACCACCCTCATCACCCCCCACATCCAGAGGCTAGACACCCTGGCACACCAGGAG CCCAGCCCCACTGCCAAGCTGTCTATCATCCACATCCTGGGTATGCTGTCCAGTCTGTTCACTACGCTGGACATCAGCAGGCAGGACGAGGGGTCAGAGGGCACCACCCCAGCTCAGGCCAGGCCCAACCCA GTGCTGGTGGTCTTACAGCAGGTCTTCACATTGATCCAGACCATCCTCAgcaagtggctcagtgactcagaAGTGGTGGAG GCAGTGTGTGGGGTGTTTGAGAGGTCCGTAAAGACCCTCCTCAATGATTTTGCTCCCATGGTGCAACAGCTCAGTGAGATGCTGGGACAGATCTACAGCGCCTTCCCACAAGCCTCTGCTCTCGACCTCACACGCCAG ATGGTCCACATATTTGCAGGTGAAAAAGATCATTTCAGCCCCATCCAGGCCCTTATTGAGCTGGTCACATCCACCACCCTCTCTATCTTCCAGCAAG GCCCAAGGGAACATCCTGATATTGTTGAGTCATTCATGCAACTCCATGCCCAG GCCCTCAAAAGGAAGCCTGACCTCTACCTGTCTGACCATCAAGATGTAAAGGCTCTATTCTACTGCG GGGTCCTGTCACTGAAGTTCCCGGAGACGCCTACAGCGAAGTCAGCCTGTATGTTCTTT ATGGTTGGAAGTCAGTCTTTCTGCTGTCTGACGGAGCACTTCTCGGAGGTGCTTTTCTGTCTGAACAGACATTGCCCTGTGCTGCTGGCCCAGTGGCTGAAGGAAGGACTACATGTCCCAGGGTTCCCCTCTGCCCAGGTCTCCATGGAGCAGAAGGACACCTTCAGCCAGCAACTCCTCAG GGAACAGACAAACAAGCGGCGTGTTAAGGAGATCGTGAAGGAGTTCTCGCTGTCGTGTCGAGGTCTGCAGGGCACTACTGGCTACTCTGCAGATTACTAG
- the LOC139550504 gene encoding importin-13-like isoform X3: protein MEPPDCSVQSPDLVSLELTVENVEKALQQLYYDPDMEHKNVAQKWLTQAQTSRQAWQFCWHLLSPDKLPEIQFFGASTLHTKISCHWADLPTDQHQTLRMQLLSHISHFSSGPKMVLTRLCVALASLALHTMPQGWPQAVADMVRVYQPEKAGDQGGSQGGAGVGGGGGAEEEVNAHAHCLALLELLTVLPEEFQSCRLPQARRAQLREALAGEWTAVCPLLRQLLQRQEGNSQVKERALRCLSSWVGLDVPLHGESEGLLQDCFAALSDPELFDTAVETIVSSISQPDCQRYTDALVNLMPLVLGLLDQLKAAARDGDMETSHGICRIAVALGETHSRTLLEQVEHWQGYLALVNMILFCTGIPGHYPVNETTSSLTLTFWYTLQDDILSFEEDKQVVYLQVYRPVYFQLVDVLLHKAHFPSEQDYTSWSSDDKEQFRIYRVDISDTLMYVYEILGAELLSNLYDRLGRLLMDTERPAAWQDTEALLFGFQAIAETIDVNYSDVIPGLIGLIPRISISNIQLADTVMYTIGSLAEWLADHPMMLGNVLPMVLQGLVKAELSVSSVSTLKRICRECRHDLAPYTHDIMTVSQDVLVKDIHKSSQCMWLMQGLGFLLSALPMEEILGSLTTLITPHIQRLDTLAHQEPSPTAKLSIIHILGMLSSLFTTLDISRQDEGSEGTTPAQARPNPVLVVLQQVFTLIQTILSKWLSDSEVVEAVCGVFERSVKTLLNDFAPMVQQLSEMLGQIYSAFPQASALDLTRQMVHIFAGEKDHFSPIQALIELVTSTTLSIFQQGPREHPDIVESFMQLHAQALKRKPDLYLSDHQDVKALFYCGVLSLKFPETPTAKSACMFFVS, encoded by the exons ATGGAGCCCCCTGACTGCTCCGTGCAGAGCCCCGACCTCGTGTCGTTAGAATTAACGGTGGAAAACGTCGAAAAA GCCCTCCAGCAACTGTACTATGACCCAGACATGGAGCATAAGAATGTGGCCCAGAAGTGGCTGACTCAGGCCCAGACCTCCCGTCAGGCCTGGCAGTTCTGCTGGCATCTGCTCAGCCCAGACAAG CTTCCTGAGATCCAGTTCTTTGGCGCCAGCACCCTTCACACCAAGATCTCCTGTCACTGGGCCGACCTCCCCACAGACCAACACCAGACACTGAGGATGCAGCTCCTTTCCCACATCTCCCACTTCTCCTCTGGGCCAAAGATGGTGCTGACCAGGCTGTGTGTGGCCCTGGCCTCCCTGGCCCTCCACACCATGCCCCAGGGCTGGCCCCAGGCTGTGGCTGACATGGTCAGGGTCTACCAGCCAGAGAAGGCCGGGGATCAGGGCGGAAGTCAGGGTGGGGCTGGGgttggtggaggaggtggggcaGAGGAGGAAGTGAACGCCCACGCACACTGCCTGGCCCTGCTGGAGCTCCTCACTGTGCTGCCAGAAGAGTTCCAGAGCTGCCGGCTGCCCCAGGCCCGTCGTGCCCAGCTGAGAGAGGCCCTGGCTGGGGAGTGGACGGCGGTATGTCCCCTGCTGCGCCAGCTGCTCCAGAGACAGGAGGGCAACAGCCAGGTGAAGGAGCGGGCCCTACGGTGCTTGTCTAGCTGGGTGGGACTGGATGTTCCTCTGCATGGGGAGAGCGAGGGGCtgctgcaggactgttttgctgcTCTGTCAGACCCAGAGCTGTTTGACACTGCCGTGGAGACCATAGTCAGCTCTATATCCCAACCTGACTGCCAgag atacACTGATGCTCTGGTGAACTTGATGCCCCTGGTGCTGGGTCTCCTTGACCAGCTGAAAGCCGCAGCGAgggatggagacatggagacctcCCATGGCATCTGTCGCATCGCTGTCGCTCTGGGGGAAACACACTCCAG GACTCTTCTGGAACAGGTGGAACACTGGCAGGGATACCTGGCCCTAGTCAACATGATCCTGTTCTGTACTGGCATCCCCGGGCACTACCCAGTCAACGAGACCACCAGCTCCCTCACACTCACCTTCTGGTACACTCTGCAG GATGACATCCTGTCATTTGAGGAGGACAAGCAGGTAGTCTACCTGcaggtctacagaccagtctACTTCCAGCTGGTGGACGTCCTGCTCCACAAGGCCCACTTCCCCTCAGAGCAGGACTATACTTCCTGGTCCTCAGATGACAAGGAGCAGTTCAGGATCTACAG AGTTGACATATCAGACACTCTGATGTATGTGTACGAGATCCTGGGGGCGGAGCTTCTCAGTAACCTCTATGATAGACTGGGCCGACTGCTGATGGACACGGAGAGACCGGCAGCATGGCAG GACACTGAGGCCCTTCTCTTTGGCTTCCAGGCTATAGCAGAGACCATAGACGTCAACTACTCTGATGTCATCCCAGGCCTCATCGGTCTGATCCCACGGATCAGTATAAGCAACATTCAGCTAGCTGACACCGTCATGTACACTATAG GTTCTCTAGCGGAGTGGCTGGCGGACCATCCGATGATGTTAGGCAATGTATTACCCATGGTGCTCCAGGGCTTGGTGAAGGCTGAGCTGTCCGTGTCCAGCGTGTCCACTCTgaagagaatctgcagagagtgTCGTCACGACCTCGCCCCTTACACCCATGACATCATGACCGTGTCACAG GACGTACTGGTCAAAGATATCCACAAG agcagcCAGTGTATGTGGCTGATGCAGGGCCTGGGCTTCCTACTCTCTGCCTTGCCAATGGAGGAGATCCTGGGCAGCCTGACCACCCTCATCACCCCCCACATCCAGAGGCTAGACACCCTGGCACACCAGGAG CCCAGCCCCACTGCCAAGCTGTCTATCATCCACATCCTGGGTATGCTGTCCAGTCTGTTCACTACGCTGGACATCAGCAGGCAGGACGAGGGGTCAGAGGGCACCACCCCAGCTCAGGCCAGGCCCAACCCA GTGCTGGTGGTCTTACAGCAGGTCTTCACATTGATCCAGACCATCCTCAgcaagtggctcagtgactcagaAGTGGTGGAG GCAGTGTGTGGGGTGTTTGAGAGGTCCGTAAAGACCCTCCTCAATGATTTTGCTCCCATGGTGCAACAGCTCAGTGAGATGCTGGGACAGATCTACAGCGCCTTCCCACAAGCCTCTGCTCTCGACCTCACACGCCAG ATGGTCCACATATTTGCAGGTGAAAAAGATCATTTCAGCCCCATCCAGGCCCTTATTGAGCTGGTCACATCCACCACCCTCTCTATCTTCCAGCAAG GCCCAAGGGAACATCCTGATATTGTTGAGTCATTCATGCAACTCCATGCCCAG GCCCTCAAAAGGAAGCCTGACCTCTACCTGTCTGACCATCAAGATGTAAAGGCTCTATTCTACTGCG GGGTCCTGTCACTGAAGTTCCCGGAGACGCCTACAGCGAAGTCAGCCTGTATGTTCTTTGTAAGTTAA